The Leucobacter viscericola sequence CCACTCCTGCTGCCGCAGCAGAGAGCGCAACTCAATCACTTCAGCCAGGTTCTTACGATCTGGCTTCGAAGCTGCCGGCTCCTCACTGGGAGCCGGCAGAAACCGCACGGCCATGATTATTACGCGCTCGCCCGGTTGTCGCCGAGTTCAGGAGTCGCGGCCTTAGGATCAGCCTTTGCCGCGTCTTCCGCCTTGGCAGCCTCATCGGCTCCGCGACCGTTCACACCAAGCTTGGTGAGGATCTTCTCTTCAAGCTCGGTCGCAATATCGGGGTGCTCAATAAGGAAGCGACGAGCATTCTCCATGCCCTGCCCCAGTTGGTCACCGTCGTAGGTGAACCAGGCACCGCTCTTCTTGACGAGCCCCTGCTCCACGCCGTAGTCGATCAGCGAGCCCTCACGCGAGATGCCAATGCCGTAGAGGATGTCAAACTCGGCCTGCTTAAAGGGAGGTGCCATCTTGTTCTTCACGACCTTGACCCGGGTACGGTTACCAACCGCATCCGTGCCGTCCTTCAGCGTCTGAATACGGCGGATGTCGAGCCGGACCGAAGCGTAGAACTTCAGCGCCTTACCACCCGAGGTCGTTTCGGGGCTGCCGAAGAAGACACCGATCTTCTCACGCAGCTGGTTAATGAAGATGCAGGTGGTATTGGTAGCGTTCAGGCTGCCGGTAATCTTACGCAGAGCCTGCGACATCAGACGCGCCTGCAGACCAACGTGGCTGTCGCCCATCTCACCGTCGATCTCGGCCTTGGGCACGAGCGCCGCAACCGAGTCAATGACCACCAGGTCAACCGAGCCGGAACGAATCAGCATGTCCGCGATCTCAAGCGCCTGCTCACCGGTATCGGGCTGAGCCACCAGCAGTGCGTCGATGTCAACACCAAGTTTCTTGGCGTACTCGGGGTCGAGTGCGTGCTCAGCATCGATGAAGGCCGCGATGCCGCCGAGGCGCTGCGCGTTTGCAATGGCATGAAGCGTGAGTGTGGTCTTACCCGAAGACTCAGGCCCGTAAATCTCGATGACACGACCGCGGGGCAGTCCGCCAATGCCGAGCGCAACGTCAAGCGCCACTGAACCCGTTGGAATCACCTCGACCGGAGCACGTTCCGCGCTACCCATGCGC is a genomic window containing:
- the recA gene encoding recombinase RecA; amino-acid sequence: MAAPKDREKALEAALAQIDKNFGKGAVMRMGSAERAPVEVIPTGSVALDVALGIGGLPRGRVIEIYGPESSGKTTLTLHAIANAQRLGGIAAFIDAEHALDPEYAKKLGVDIDALLVAQPDTGEQALEIADMLIRSGSVDLVVIDSVAALVPKAEIDGEMGDSHVGLQARLMSQALRKITGSLNATNTTCIFINQLREKIGVFFGSPETTSGGKALKFYASVRLDIRRIQTLKDGTDAVGNRTRVKVVKNKMAPPFKQAEFDILYGIGISREGSLIDYGVEQGLVKKSGAWFTYDGDQLGQGMENARRFLIEHPDIATELEEKILTKLGVNGRGADEAAKAEDAAKADPKAATPELGDNRASA